In one Cronobacter dublinensis subsp. dublinensis LMG 23823 genomic region, the following are encoded:
- a CDS encoding GntR family transcriptional regulator translates to MPATERYSHQLLYATVRQRLLDDIEHGVYQAGQQIPTESELCALYDVSRITIRKAISDLVKDGVLIRWQGKGTFVQSKKVENALLTVSGFTDFGVSQGKPTKEEVIEQARVSADPFCERLNIPGGSEMFLLRRVMYLDGEPLFIDGSWIPLARYSRFDEIYTAGASTYQLFQERFDTQVVSDKKTIDIFTATKSEAQWLKCELGEPLFRISKIAFDQHQRPVHYSELFCRANRVTLTIDNQRR, encoded by the coding sequence ATGCCAGCTACGGAGCGCTACTCCCATCAACTCCTTTATGCCACCGTGCGCCAGCGCCTGCTTGATGACATTGAGCACGGCGTCTACCAGGCCGGTCAGCAGATCCCGACGGAAAGCGAGTTGTGCGCGCTCTACGACGTCAGCCGCATCACCATTCGCAAAGCCATCAGCGATCTGGTGAAAGATGGCGTGCTGATCCGCTGGCAGGGAAAAGGCACGTTTGTCCAAAGCAAGAAAGTGGAAAACGCCTTGCTGACGGTAAGCGGCTTTACCGATTTCGGCGTCTCGCAGGGCAAGCCGACCAAAGAAGAAGTGATTGAGCAGGCGCGCGTCAGCGCCGATCCGTTTTGCGAGCGGCTCAATATTCCGGGCGGCAGCGAGATGTTCCTGCTGCGCCGGGTGATGTATCTCGACGGCGAGCCGCTGTTTATCGACGGCTCCTGGATCCCGCTTGCCCGCTATTCGCGCTTTGACGAAATCTATACCGCGGGCGCCTCAACCTATCAGCTGTTTCAGGAACGCTTCGACACGCAGGTGGTGAGCGATAAAAAAACTATCGATATTTTCACCGCCACCAAATCCGAGGCGCAGTGGCTGAAATGCGAGCTGGGCGAGCCGCTGTTTCGCATCAGCAAAATCGCCTTCGACCAGCACCAGCGCCCCGTGCACTATTCCGAATTGTTCTGCCGCGCTAACCGCGTCACCCTGACCATCGACAACCAGCGGCGCTGA
- a CDS encoding YhfL family protein, whose protein sequence is MKNLIKLAMLAAALSSLTACTGHIENKNKTCSYDYLLHPAISISKMIGGCGPAADQ, encoded by the coding sequence ATGAAAAATCTGATTAAACTCGCCATGCTGGCTGCCGCGCTTTCATCACTGACCGCCTGCACCGGCCATATCGAAAATAAAAACAAAACCTGCAGCTACGACTACCTGCTCCATCCGGCCATTTCGATTTCCAAAATGATTGGCGGCTGCGGCCCGGCGGCTGACCAGTAA
- the rpe gene encoding ribulose-phosphate 3-epimerase → MKQYLIAPSILSADFARLGEDTARVLAAGADVVHFDVMDNHYVPNLTIGPMVLKALRDYGITAPIDVHLMVKPVDRLIPDFADAGASIITFHPEASEHIDRSLQLIKEHGCKAGLVFNPATPLSYLDYVMDKLDVILLMSVNPGFGGQSFIPQTLEKLKEVRQRIDASGRDIRLEVDGGVKVSNIGAIAAAGADMFVAGSAIFNEPDYQKVINDMRSELAKVSHG, encoded by the coding sequence ATGAAACAGTATTTGATTGCCCCCTCGATTCTGTCGGCCGATTTTGCCCGGCTGGGTGAAGACACCGCCCGGGTGCTGGCCGCCGGTGCCGACGTCGTCCATTTCGATGTTATGGATAACCACTATGTGCCCAACCTCACCATCGGGCCGATGGTGCTGAAGGCGCTGCGTGATTACGGCATCACGGCGCCGATTGACGTACATCTGATGGTGAAACCGGTCGATCGCCTGATCCCGGATTTCGCCGATGCGGGCGCCAGCATCATTACGTTCCATCCGGAAGCCTCCGAACACATCGACCGCTCGCTGCAACTCATCAAAGAGCACGGCTGCAAAGCAGGCCTGGTTTTTAACCCGGCGACGCCGCTGAGCTATCTCGATTACGTAATGGATAAACTGGACGTTATTCTGCTGATGTCGGTGAACCCCGGCTTCGGCGGTCAGTCGTTTATCCCGCAGACGCTGGAAAAGCTCAAAGAAGTACGCCAGCGCATCGACGCCTCCGGGCGTGATATCCGTCTGGAAGTGGATGGCGGCGTGAAGGTCAGCAATATCGGCGCTATCGCCGCGGCGGGCGCGGATATGTTCGTCGCGGGCTCCGCCATTTTCAACGAGCCGGATTACCAGAAAGTCATCAACGATATGCGTAGCGAGCTGGCGAAGGTTTCTCATGGATAA
- the gph gene encoding phosphoglycolate phosphatase yields the protein MDKLQSIRAVAFDLDGTLVDSAPGLTYAVDNALYALELPTAGDARVITWIGNGADVLVERALTWARQEKAALRAAAGKPAQTDAIPEDEQARMMRRLFDRYYGEAVEAGSVLFPDVYETLGALRRHGIALGLVTNKPTPFVAPMLESLGIAEYFSIIIGGDDVQHKKPHPEPLLKVMEALQVSAQELLFVGDSRNDIQAAQAAGCASVGLSYGYNYGEAITLSNPDLVFDHFRDLLPAFGLPHSENQELKNE from the coding sequence ATGGATAAGCTGCAATCGATTCGCGCGGTCGCTTTTGACCTCGACGGCACGCTGGTGGACAGCGCGCCAGGCCTGACGTACGCCGTGGATAACGCGCTCTATGCGCTGGAGCTCCCGACTGCAGGCGACGCGCGCGTCATCACCTGGATTGGCAACGGCGCTGACGTGCTGGTGGAGCGCGCGCTCACCTGGGCGCGTCAGGAGAAAGCCGCGCTGCGCGCCGCAGCGGGCAAACCTGCGCAAACGGACGCCATTCCCGAAGACGAACAGGCCCGCATGATGCGTCGGCTGTTTGACCGCTATTATGGCGAGGCCGTGGAAGCAGGCAGCGTGTTATTCCCGGACGTGTACGAGACGCTCGGCGCGCTGCGCCGTCATGGTATCGCGCTTGGTCTGGTGACTAATAAGCCGACGCCGTTTGTGGCGCCGATGCTGGAATCGCTCGGCATCGCGGAGTATTTCAGCATTATTATCGGCGGCGACGACGTGCAGCATAAAAAACCGCACCCGGAACCGCTGCTGAAAGTCATGGAAGCGTTGCAGGTGTCGGCGCAGGAGTTGCTCTTTGTGGGCGATTCACGCAATGATATTCAGGCGGCGCAGGCCGCCGGTTGTGCAAGCGTCGGCCTGAGCTATGGCTATAACTACGGCGAAGCGATAACGTTAAGCAACCCGGATCTCGTCTTTGACCATTTCCGCGACCTACTGCCCGCGTTCGGGCTACCCCACAGTGAAAATCAGGAATTGAAAAATGAGTAA
- the trpS gene encoding tryptophan--tRNA ligase, protein MSKPIVFSGAQPSGELTIGNYMGALRQWVNMQDDYHCIYCIVDQHAITVRQDPAALRKATLDTLALYLACGIDPKKSTIFVQSHVPEHAQLGWALNCYTYFGELSRMTQFKDKSARYAENINAGLFDYPVLMAADILLYQTNLVPVGEDQKQHLELSRDIAQRFNAIYGDIFRVPEPFIPKSGARVMSLLEPTKKMSKSDDNRNNVIGLLEDPKSVVKKIKRAVTDSDEPPVVRYDVANKAGVSNLLDILSAVNGKSIPELEQHFEGKMYGHLKGEVADAVSGMLTELQERYHRYRNDEAFLQSVMKEGAEKARAHAGETLKKVYEAIGFVAQP, encoded by the coding sequence ATGAGTAAGCCCATCGTTTTTAGTGGCGCACAGCCATCCGGAGAACTGACCATCGGTAACTACATGGGTGCGCTGCGTCAGTGGGTTAACATGCAGGACGACTACCACTGCATCTACTGCATCGTGGATCAGCATGCCATCACTGTGCGTCAGGACCCGGCCGCGCTTCGTAAAGCCACGCTGGATACGCTGGCGCTCTATCTCGCCTGCGGCATCGATCCGAAAAAGAGCACCATTTTTGTTCAGTCCCACGTGCCGGAGCACGCGCAGCTGGGCTGGGCGCTGAACTGCTACACCTACTTCGGCGAGCTGAGCCGTATGACGCAGTTCAAAGATAAATCCGCGCGCTACGCGGAAAACATCAACGCTGGCCTGTTTGATTATCCGGTGCTGATGGCGGCGGATATCCTGCTCTACCAGACCAACCTGGTGCCGGTGGGCGAAGATCAGAAACAGCATCTGGAGCTGAGCCGCGACATCGCGCAGCGCTTCAACGCTATCTATGGCGACATCTTCCGCGTGCCGGAGCCGTTCATCCCGAAATCGGGCGCACGCGTCATGTCGCTGCTGGAGCCGACCAAAAAAATGTCCAAGTCCGATGACAACCGCAATAACGTCATCGGCCTGCTGGAAGACCCGAAATCGGTCGTGAAGAAAATCAAACGCGCGGTCACCGACTCCGACGAGCCGCCGGTAGTGCGCTACGACGTGGCGAACAAAGCGGGCGTCTCTAACCTGCTGGATATTCTCTCGGCCGTGAACGGTAAGAGCATTCCGGAGCTGGAGCAGCATTTCGAAGGCAAAATGTATGGTCATCTGAAAGGCGAAGTGGCGGATGCCGTGTCCGGCATGCTGACCGAGCTTCAGGAGCGCTATCACCGCTACCGCAATGACGAAGCCTTCCTGCAAAGCGTGATGAAAGAAGGGGCCGAAAAAGCCCGTGCGCACGCAGGCGAAACGCTGAAAAAGGTATACGAAGCTATCGGCTTTGTAGCCCAGCCGTAA